GCGTTGTAACTTTCCATGAAAAAGCCCCGTTCGTCGCCGAACACTTTGGGCTTGAGAAGGAAGACCCCGGGGAGGTCCGTGGGTGTGAACTGCACGTGGCGTGCTCCTGCTGGATTGATGGTGTGATGCGATGTGCTGTTCAGCCTCCATATCCAAAGCCGTCAGGATTTGAAAGTATTCAGGAGGTAAAAAAGGCGAAGCCGGCGGTCACCAGGGCAATGCTGGCGGCTCGCAACAGCTGGCTGTACATGATGAGCCGTGCTGCCATGCTGGGTTTGAAGATTCCGGCATAGTACGGGAATTGGTGCCGGAAGGCCCGCATGGGAGAAGAGAGGATGTTCCCCACCAGCAGGGCCAGCACCACCACCCGCGCCGGCAGCTCGCCCCCCTGCAGCACGGCCCCGGCCGCGGCCAGGCCGGACGTGGTTTCCGCCACCAGATGAAACGCCACGATGGACAAGGCCTGCGGCGGCAGGAAGCCCAGGTCGCCTACATGGGTGGCCAGGAACGTTTCCATCGCCTCAAACACCCCCCAGATACGGGCAAAATACATCACCGTGTAAATGGGGGCGGTGATGAGCACCACCTTGCGGATGCGCCTTCGGAACAGACGCCAGCCCCTGGCCAGGGCCTCCTGTGGCGTGCGCGGCTTTTGCTCGTCCAGCCGGCAGACCACACAGCCATCGGGGATGGGCGGCAGCAGCAGCCGGCCGGCCAGCACCACCCCGGCCGTGCGCAGGATGGCCGCAAAGAACGTCAGCCCCACGTACAATGTTGCCACTGATCCCAAAAATGGCGCCGCCAGGGAGAACATGGTGGGCAGGTGCAGAAAATACGTGGGCATGCTGTTGAACAGATTGGCCAGGATCAGCTCCCGACGCGAGAGGGTCCCGCGTTCGTAGCTTTCCGCCAGGACGGTGTTGGCGGCCATGCCCGAAACGAAGGCCAGGGAAAAACTCGCGCCAGACACGTCCTTGAACCGTCCCAGCCGCACCAGCGGGGCGGCCAGACGGGCCAGAAATCGCGTCCAGTTCATGGCTTCCAGGACATTGGCCACCAGCAGGCTCAGGGACATGAACACAATGAGCGAGCCAAGGGGCAGCAGCAGGCCGTGCAGCAGAGACTCCGGAGTGGGGACAATCATGGAAAAGTACGAGATCCTTGCGCAGGATGCAGGGTTGACAGGGGACGGACATCTTGTCTGGTCCGGGCGACTGCGGTACAGCTCTGGGCATGATGCTGCATCGCCATATTGCCGTGCTCCTGCTGGGGGCGTTTGCGTGCGGGATCGTGCCGGGGGCGATGCCGTGGGAGCATGACGTCCTGGCTGCGTCCAACAAAAAGCCGGCCCCACCGGCCAAGGCGGCCGAGGCAGAGAAGCCGGACAAAAAAAGTCCGCCGCCCTTCGACATGAAGGCCTACATGGACGCGCACAAGCAATTTGTCCAGTCCCTGGAGGCTGCCCGCGCATTCATGGACCAGGAGAAGAAAAGCGTGCCCGCCCATGCCGGCATGGCCAATTATTTCCTGGGCGAGCTGGACCGGGCCAGGCTGCAGGCGGAAAACGGGTTTGATCTGGTGTTTTTGTATTTTGACCATTTTCTGAAGACGGAAGCCGTCAGCAACATCCTGGCCGGCTATGTGGGCAATCGGCTGCGGCACCTTGGCCATGGCTTGGAAGATCTGGCCACGGAACTGGGGGAGAATATCGCCAGGTCGCCCTATGCCAAGGATCCGCGGTTTGCGGAGGTCCATTCCCGCCTGCTGGGCTATCAGGTGTTGCTGGAAGACGTCTCCCGCCGGATCATCCCCGTGCAGTGACCGGCGCTCACGACAGTTCCCCGACCTGCTCCGCCAGGGCTTCGGCAGCATCTTTGGAAGCGCCCGCCATGGCGTCGGCAGGGTCTGCATCCTGGCTGTGCAGCCGTTCCTGCGCCAGCTCCCGTTTGACCACCAGCCGCCAGCCCTCGCCCTTTTGCTGCAGCAGGCCGCTGCCGAAGGGGTCGAACTCCAGGGCGGTGATGACCTTGGCGAACACCTCGCGCAGGGCCCGCGCCCCGATGCGGGCATTTTCATACGCCTTGTCCACCACAATATCCACGGCCTCGGCCGTCAGGACAAGCTCGATGTCCATGGTGGCGAAATACTGCCGGGAAATGCGGTAGGGCGATTCCTCGCTTTTGAGCAGGATTTCGCGCAGGGCGCCGCGGTGCAGATCCTCCAGCAGGGTGACGCCCGAGAACCGGGAGATGAACTGCGGGGCCATGCCGTAGGCGTAGAGATCCGCGAGCTTCATGTATTCCTTGAGGGAGAAGAGGATGTCCGTGCGCATGCCCAGCCGGGAATCGTAGGTGCGCACCTCCCTGAGCCGGCGTTCGTCCTCCTTGTTCTCCACGCGGCGGTAGACCTGATCGTACAACTCCTCAAAGGCGCCGCCGCAGACAAAGAGCATCCGGCCGGTGTTCAGGGAGAAGTCGTGCCGTCCCTCGCCGTGACGCTCGCGCACGGCATGCTGCACCTGCTCGCCCTCGATGAAGGTCAGCAGGGCCTGCTGCAGGGAAAGGCCCACCACATCCGGCTTGCCGGCCAGCTTGCCGGAAATCTTGTCCACCTCGTCCAGGCAGATGGTGCCGCGCTCCATCTGCGCCGCCACCTCCCGGGCCTCGGCGTCGGGTCCCAGCAGACGCCGGGCATCCGCCTCCAGGTGCTGGAAGATGCGCAAGACATCCACATCGCCGTTTTCGTCCACCAGCGTGCGGGCGTTCACGATGCACATGGCGGCAAAGGGCTTGAGGGCCGGATGGGCCATGAAAAAGTGC
This sequence is a window from Megalodesulfovibrio gigas DSM 1382 = ATCC 19364. Protein-coding genes within it:
- a CDS encoding AAA family ATPase, with translation MGTPSQGLRPHQIFDFLAARVLGQDEALRGVAVSIYKHLYGIRGGRIFLIGGSGTGKTTLMRAIQHFFMAHPALKPFAAMCIVNARTLVDENGDVDVLRIFQHLEADARRLLGPDAEAREVAAQMERGTICLDEVDKISGKLAGKPDVVGLSLQQALLTFIEGEQVQHAVRERHGEGRHDFSLNTGRMLFVCGGAFEELYDQVYRRVENKEDERRLREVRTYDSRLGMRTDILFSLKEYMKLADLYAYGMAPQFISRFSGVTLLEDLHRGALREILLKSEESPYRISRQYFATMDIELVLTAEAVDIVVDKAYENARIGARALREVFAKVITALEFDPFGSGLLQQKGEGWRLVVKRELAQERLHSQDADPADAMAGASKDAAEALAEQVGELS